The following nucleotide sequence is from Methanomassiliicoccales archaeon.
GAAGCCCCCACGGCGTCATGTCCGACCCCAGGCCAGATATGAGGACGAGCGGCTCGCCCCGGCCCTTGATCTCATACTTCAGCACGATCCCATTGGCTCTCACTATCGGCATTCTCGTTCTCTCCTCTCGATCACCTGAACACATTTGCCGTAGACCTATGCATGATATTGAAATCATTTGCAGCTTCTATCGTATTATCGCTTCTCTGTTGGTCCAGGATCGTGGAATCAATGGCCAAGTGACAAGAGCCAAAGACAACATTGATTATGAACCGCTCGCCTCACCTTCTCATGCGCCCCCTGGATGTCTTCGAGGCACCGAAGATCGAGAGCGACACCTGGTTCAACTCCAAGCCGATCAAGCCCGAAGAGCTGAAGGGCAAGGTGTGTCTGGTCTACTTCTTCTCCATCGGCGAACCATCAGCCCTGACGGAAGTGCCACATCTGCGCTACCTGCATCGCAAGCTGCAAGGCAAGCTGCAGATCATCGGCGTGCACATGCCGAAATACGAGCGCGATGAAGAGAAGGAGTTCGTGCAGAGAGCGCTTAAAGGCCTGGAGATCGAGTTCCCGGTGGCCTTGGACAACGAGATGAAGATATGGAACGGGTTCAGGAACCAGTTCTGGGGGCAGATGCATTTTGTGGACGGGGAGGGCAAGGTCCGCTCCACTCACGCGGGGGACAAGGCCGCCGAAGAGATCGAGAAGGACATCCTCTTCCTTCTTGGCCAGGCGGACATCGAGGCCGACCTCCGTCCCGGCTTGGGCGAGATGGCATTGGAGGGCGACTGGTACGTGGGCGAGGATTCCGCTGAGCACACCAGCGAAGAGGAGGATGCCATCAGCCTGCGCTACGAAGGAAGGTCCCTCGCCATAGGCATCATCGCGGAGAAACCGGTGCAGGTAAGAGTGCTTCTGGACGGGAAGCCTGTGCCCAGATCCTCAGCCGGTGACGACCTCTCCTACAAAGGAAAGCAGAGCGTCCTCGAGGTGGTGGGAGAAAGGCACCTGCACGTGGTCAAGGAGGACATGGAACGCATGCGCGAAGCCACGTTCCTGGTGCGGGCGAAAGGGGTCAAGGTCACGGGCTTCTTCGCCTGATCCATATCCCCAGTTGCTACAGAACAAGCACGCGCAAATCTCATTACCCCCGGGCTGCCTCATTGCTCTCATGTCGCCTCTTCTCTCGAAAGTGAGGGCGCCGGAGCTTCGCGCGACCAGGTGGTTCAATTCTCCCCCTCTGAGCTGGAAGGGCCTCAGGGGCAAGGTGGTCATGATCGACTTCCTGACCTATAGCTGCGTGAACTGCGTGCGCACCTTCCCCCACATGCGCTACCTCTGGTCCCAGCTCAAGGACAAGGGGTTCGTGCTCATCGGCGTTCAGACGCCGGAGTTCGTGTTCGAGAAGGAGGCCAAGAACATCGAGGATGCCATCAAGCGCCACGGCCTCGAGTATCCCATCGCGGTCGACAACGACTACGAGATCTGGAACGCCTTCGGCAATCGCTACTGGCCGGCACAGTTCTTCATCGACAAGGATGGCTACATCCGCCACTTCCGAGCGGGGGAGGGAGGGGAACAGGAGATCGAGGAATGGATAGCGCTGCTGCTCAGACAAGCTGGTCATCCGATCGAGCTGGATGCTGGTCCGCACGAGGAGGAGGTGCGCCTTCTCGATCCCGTCACCTCGGAGACATACTCCGGCTTCTTGAGGAATACGGGCATGGGCAATCCCGCGGACTGTGATGCCAACGGCCGCTGCGCCTACCACGATCAGGACAAGACGCACCAACTGGGTGTCATCTATCTGGACGGGCAGTGGAAGCAGGCCGAAGAGTATCTGGAGCATGAGGGCGAGCAGAAAGGCCACATCCTCCTGAAATACCAGGCCAGGGAGGTCAACCTGGTCATGACCGCGGAGAACAAGGGGGAGGTAGAGATCATGCTGGATGACAAACCCCTGCCTAGGTCCCTGGCCGGTCCGGATGTGAAATTCGATGGAGAGCGACCACTTCTGATTATCGACCGTCAGGACATGTTCCGCATCGTGATGGGAAAGGAAGTGGAGATGCACGAGTTGAGACTGGTGACGAGTTCAGCAGGCCTCAAGTGCTATGCCTACACATTCGGCTAGCCCCGACGCACGAAGATAATTCTTCTTGTGTGTTGGGCTATATGTCTTCCCTGGTGAAACAATGCCTGTGACCAAGAAGGAGAAGGGGGACATCGTCGGCAAGCAGTTGACGATGAGGGATCTGCTGGCATATCAGGAAGGGGCCATCGTTTCGCGTACTCTCATCGACAAGAAGGCTGGCACGGTGACCCTTTTCGCGTTCGATGAGGGAGAGGGGCTGAGCGAGCACGCCGCTCCCTTCGACGCTATGGTGCACGTCCTCGACGGCGAGGTGGAGATAAGGATCGATGGCTCGCCGTTCATTCTCAAAGAGGGCGAGATGATCATCATGCCGGCGAACCATCCACACGCGCTCCGGGCCTTGAGTCAGTTCAAGATGTTGCTGACCATGGTGCGCTCGGAGGACAGGCCGATCAGCGTGCAGCAATGAACCGAGGGTGAGAAGGAGGCGCCGTCGAGCGGGATCGAACCGCTGACCTTGTGATGACCGCTCCCCCCGGTTCAGGGAGAATAACAGTCACACGCTCTACCGACTGAGCTACGACGGCGTCGGGCGACTAGAACAGCCGCCGTCTATTAATGATTTTCCTTCAGGACAGCAGGGTTGTCCAGGTTCTCCCGGATGGTCTTCACCTTCTTGTCCATCCCGTCCAGGATCACCCTGAGGTCGTTGAAGAACAATTTGGCTTTTTCCGTTGTCACCGCTCCTTTGGGCGAGGGTGCGATCAGGCCTTCATGCTCCAGGATCCGCAGTGAGTATCGCACTTTGTGCTGCTCGATGCTCGTGACCTGGGAAAGGCTGATGATGCCGATCGGCTCGTGCTCCTTGATGACCTTGAGCATGGTGACGTGACGCTCGAGCAGCTCTATCTCGCTCTCGAGCTTGCTTGTCAATGCGCTGCTCCCCTTCATAGGACCACCTTGATGACGAATGTCGTCCTAGCTACGTGATAACATTGTGCTTTTAAAACCGTTGCTGCCGCTCGCCACCTGGCCATCGTGGGATATGTTGATACCTGGCTCTTGTTGGAAAAGCAATGTGCCCTCAAGCGATATGCCCCGGCTCAAGAAGATTTGAACGAAGGTCGTCCATTCAGACCCTGCGGGCGTCGCATACCCAGTTGTCATAGAACGCCTCGCGGGTGTTCTCGAGCACCTCGGTCCGACGTCCCTTGGCCCGTGCCCACTGCTCCAGCAACCTCGCTTCCTTCTCCGTTCCCACGGTGAGCACGGTGTTCTCCGTGAGCTCCAGGGCCTCGTTCACCAGTATCCTCCAGATGAGCTGGTTGTGCGGTCCGATCTCGCCCGCCATGAGCAGAACGCCGAAATGCACCGGCTTGAGCAGTCGGCTGACCTTCATGCCATCGATGCAGACCGTTTCCTCCGGCAGCAAACGGCCTGAGCGAAGACCCAGAGAGATCAGTCCAGGGTCGTTGTCGTAGGACAGTGGTATCATGCCCATGCTCCTAAGGGCAGTGGAACCAGCTCCTGAACCGCAGCAGGCGTCCACGCACACCTTCCCCTCCACTTCTCCCCAGCGCTCCTTCAGCAAGCTAGCGATGCTCTCTGCCCGCCTGGGATTGAAATCCTCCACCGAGGGAGGCACCTGCTTGGCGATCTGCAGCGAGTAGTACTCCCTGACCGCAGCTTCCCACTCCACCCTTTCTTCCTGGAAGAGCTCGCCATCAAGCTCCTCCACCTTCTCCACCACCGCCTCGTTCGGTTTGCGCAGGATGAAGCTGCCGCACTTCCACTCCTTGCCGTTTTTGAGCGCCAGGGCCAGAGGCCATTCGTCCTCGCTGATGAGCAGCCTGGCCTCGGTGGCCTTCATGCCTACCAGCATGCCGGTGAAGCTGTCGTCCGCCAGACGCTCATAGTTCGGCTCGAGAAAGCTAACCTCATCCAGGTCCAGGAGCACTGCCGCCCGCATGAACAATCCTTCCGCAAGCGCAACTCCCCGGTGCGATATATATGTTGGCGGAACTAGCCTGCAATTGGCATGGCCATTTGACCGAAAGGGTCGTTGGCCGAGGACGGACGGGGCTCGTCCAGACCTCTGGGTGGTCCGTGGCAGGGGTTAAGTAGCGTTTCCTCCATGCAACCGTCAGATGGACGTCATCGCGGTGGAAATGCTGACCAAGGACTATGGATCGAAGCGGGCCTTGGCCGGCGTCAGCTTCCAGGTCAGGGAGGGGTCGTTCTTCGGCTGCTTCGGTCCTAACGGGGCGGGGAAGAGCACCTTGCTGCGCATTCTCACCGGGCAGATCCGGCCGACCTCCGGACGGGCGATCGTCCTCGGCCTGGACTGCGCCACGCAAGGGATCGAGATCAAGCGGAACGTGGGCATCGTTCCCGAGGTGGAGAGCCCTCCCTCATATCTCACCGCCTCCGAGTTCCTTTGGTTCGCGGGCAAGGTGCGCGAGTTGGACAACCTGGACAAGAAGGTCGAACGCTGGCTGGACTTCTTCGAACTGCAGGAGGCCCGGGGCACCCTCTGTCGAGATCTGTCCAAGGGGATGAGGCAGAAGGTCATGCTGGCCAGCGCCTTCATCCACGAGCCCAAGCTCCTCTTCCTGGACGAGCCGTTCATCAACCTCGACCCCATCTACCAGAGGAAGCTGAGGGAGTATCTGCAAGGACTTCGGGAAGAGGGGAGGACCATCTTCCTCAACTCGCACATCCTGGAGATCGCGCAGCGCCTCTGCCAGGACGTGATCATCTTGCATCGGGGACGATTGGTAGCGAAGGAGGACATGGGCTCGATGCGCGCTCGGGGAGAGGACCTGGAAGCGCTCTTCATGCGCCTGGTCGGGGGAGAGGATGCTCGACCTGCTTAGGTTCATGCTTCGGGAGGAGTACCGACTGCACGTCAGCTATTCCTCGGCCAGGGTGTTCTTCACCTTACCCCTCTACGTCCTGCTCATCGCTTTCTTCCTGGCCTCCACCATGCCGATCATGGAGCCAAGCATCCGCCTGAACGAGATGTTGCTGTTCGTCAACGGCGGCGTCTTCGTTTACGGCATGAGCGTCGGGGCGTTCGGCTTCCTAGGCCAGACCTACCTGGAAAGGAGGACGGGGCGGGCGAACTTCCTGGTGGCGATGCCTTTCCTGCTGCCTTTCACGTTCCGGAGGGCGTTCGCCTCCCTCTACGTCCGGGACGTCATCTTCTACGTCGTCCTCATCATCATTCCGGGCGTATTGGGGGTGCTGGCAGCCAGCCTGGTGGTCAGCTATCACTTGAGCTCGATCGCTCTCGTATCTTTGACCGTGCTGCTGTCGTTCATGCTGGGCATCTCCTTCTCCTTCCTGGTGTCGGTGATCTACATCCGCTCCCGCATCGCCTTCCTGGTCATCATGGGCGGTTTCATCGCCTTGCTCGGTGGCTATGGCATTCTGCATCTGTATCCCCTGGATGCAGTGCTTCCTTCTCTGGCATTCCAGAACTCCGTTCCGCCTCTTGGACAAGACTGGCAGGTCGCCTTCAATTACGCTGTGGAGAGCATCTTGCTGGTGGTGGCGATGAGCGCCCTAGCCATTGCGCTAGTCTCCACCACCCCCCCGACCGTCGAGCAGAAGGTTCGCGAACGTTACGCCGCCTACTACGAACGGGTTGGATGGGCCCGCTCTCATCGGTCGCTCCTGGCCAAGGATTTCTTGGATATGGCTCGTAGCGGAGCGCTGAGCAAGATGTTGCTCGCCTACGTCGCACCATTGGTATTTCTCGGTTTCACGACCTGGTATGTGAACCACGGCCTGCGCATACCGATCGGCTTCAATGCTGTCTTCTACGCTGCCATGGTCGGCTCGTTCGGGGTCATGTTCTACTCCTGGCTCACCAACCTGGATGCGCTCGATTATTACGAGACGCTGCCGGTCAGCGTGCCGCAGCTCATCCGCACCAAGCTCATCTCCTTCTTCATCCTGACCACCATAATCTCGACCGCGTTCGTGCTCATCATCGCCTTCGCCAATTCGGAGACGAGGCTGCTTTGGATAGCCCTTCCAGTGCTGTACATCACCAGCGCCTATTCGGTCATCGCCACTGCCTATCTGACTGGGCTGAGCCCGAACTCCGTGCTCTTCAATCCCGGCATCATGTCCCGCTTCGCCGCCGTCTCCATCCTACCGGACCTGAGCATCACCATACTGTCGTTCAGCTTGGACCGGGACCCGCTCTTCGCAGCGTTGGGCATCGGGTTGGTGTGCTTCGCTCTGCTCAGCACGACGCTGATCTTCTACCGCTCTCTGGACAAGAAGTGGCTGGGGAGCGGGTTCGCCTAGCCCGGTAATCGTCCGTACGGCCAGCCGTTCGCTAGCTATTAGTAATTCGATATCTATGCGAGCGTATGGACCATGGGCACGTGCTCCGTCGTTTGGTGCACACGTGCACGCCGCTCTTCCTGGTGTACTACTGGATTCCAGACCCGCTCTGGCGCACCAACTTGGACAAGAGGGTAGTGCTCGTCCTACTCCTGGTGATCGTGCTCATATTCGAGGCTATCAGGCTGAAGCGCAAGTGGCACATCGTCGGCATGCGAGAGTACGAATATCGGCGCATGTCCGCCGCGGCCTGGAGCGCTATCGCGCTCGTTCTCACTTTCCTTTTCTTCCCTTTGGAGCTGGCCGCTCCGGCCCTCTTGGGCATGGGATTCATCGACCCTCTGATCGGAGAGCTGCGCGGGTACAAGAGCAAGATGTATCCATTGTTGCCGACGCTCCTCTACTTCGTGATCGTGCTCGCCGCCCTAGCGTACTTGATAGGGCTCGATTATCGAGCGGTCCTGGCTGCGATCGTGGCCACTGCCCTTGCCATTGAACTGGAAAAGATGCGTTGGCGCCAGGTGGACGACGATTTCCTCATGATCGTCCCGCCCCTCCTCGGGATGGCAGCGGTCTACTGGATCACTGCTTCTCTTTCCTGAAGGCATTGCCCCAGGGAGCGCGATACACGTCGCGCTTGATCTTGGTCTCGATGGACTGCACCGGCCCGTTGTGGCACTTCTCGGCGGCCTCCAAGGTCTTGTGTCGTTTTCCACACACCCAGCACTGGTGAACGACTTTCATTTCAGCTAGGAAAAGTGAAGAGATGTTAATAACCTTTCTATCTGAAGCTCGATCCAACCCTCGATGCTGCAATGCCATGCACAATCGTTACGAATTTCGTGTTGATTCCCTCCAAGCCTCAAAGGCTTTTATAGTATCGCAGACCAATTAGTGGCAATACATGAACAGGATAAAAGTCATCAACGAGCCCTCTGAGCTTGTTCCGATGTTAAGGGCCGTTGACACCAGGGTGAAGCGCGAGGTGCTTAAGGAGGTCACCTTGGAGTGGCGCACCGCCAAGGAGCTCGAAGACAAGTACGGCGACGAAGGCAAGGATGCGATCCTGTTCTTCGAGAAGATGAAGCTCGTCGAGGCCAAGTGGCAATCCACCGGCGGCAATTATCCCGAGAAAGCCTACCACACATACTATAACTCATTCCACATCAACGCCTCTTGGCCGGTGTACGAAATATCGGACGTGCTCTCGGTAGCCATGATGCCGGACAAGGAGTTCAACGCCATGGAGAAGAAGATCATTCAGTTCGTGGGAACGGAGGGCAAGTTCTCCGGCGACGTGGCCGAGAAGCTTGGGATAACCTCCACCATGCTCAGGTCCTTGGCGAAACGTTCTATCAAGCTCGATTTCCGAGGGCACAGGATCGAGCGCCTGAAGGATTGAGGCGGCTTCATGCAAGAGGTCTACGTGCTCAGGCTCGGCCATCGTCCGGCCCGGGACAAGCGCATCAGCACGCATGTGGCTCTGACGGCAAGAGCGCTCGGCGTCAAAGGCATCTACGTTTCTACGAAGGACATGGAGCTGGAGAAGAGTGTGCGAGACGTCGCCTCGCGTTTCGGAGGAGAGTTCGAGATCACCACGGGCGTCAAGTGGCGCACGTTGCTGCACGAATTCCAGGGCACCAAGGTGCATCTGACCATGTACGGTGTGCACCTGGACGATGCCTTGCCGAGGATCAAGCTGCGCTCGGCGGAGAAGATGCTCATCGTGGTCGGAGCGGAGAAGGTCCCTCCAGAGGTCTACCAGGAAGCGGACTTCAATGTGGCCGTGGGCAACCAGCCGCATTCGGAGGTGGCCGCTCTAGCCATCTTCTTGGACCGTCTGTGCGAGGGCGAGGGATTACATCAGGATTTCAAAGGCAAGCTCACGGTGCTGCCATGCGAGAGGGGGAAGCGGGTTGTCGAACGCGATGCCTGACGAGAAGGAGTGCGTCCGCATCCTGCAGGAGGAGGGCTGTCGACCCAACATCATCCAGCACGTATGCACGGTGCGCTTGATCGCAGTGGAGCTGGCAAGGAGGAGCGGAGCGGACCTCGCTCTGGTGAAGGCGGGTGCCTTGCTTCATGACATCGGCCGGGGCAAGACCCAGGGCATTTTCCACGTGGTGGAGGGAGTGCGCATCGCCCGCCAGCACGAGCTGCCCGAACGACTAATCAAGGTCATCCAAAGGCACATTGCCGCCGGGTTCACCAGGGAGGAGGCGAAGGCACTGGGCCTGCCGGATGGGGACTACATGCCTGAGACATTGGAGGAGAAGATCATCTGCCACGCTGACAACCTCGTCAAAGGACCGAGCGGCATGCTGACCTTGGCCGAAGCGGAAGAGGAGATGCTGCGCCGCGGACATGATGCCACGGCGAAGAGAATGAAGACGATGCATTCGGAGCTCAGCAAGGCCTGCGGCGTCGACGTGGACGAGGTCGTCAAGCATCTGCGAAAGAGGCCGGAGATCACAGGTCCGTGCGCCGCCTATGCCGGCCAGCCAGGTACTCGTCCCTGAGCTTCTGGTAGTTGCGGGCGCTCTCCACCGCCCGGGCGAGGATGCTCTTGTCATCGGAACGGATGACCTTGCCCGGTACCCCGACCACCACGGATCGCGGCGGAATGTCCATCTTGTTCGTGATGACCGCGTTCGCGCCGATGATGCACTCCTCCCCCACCTTCGCTCCGTCCAGTATGGAGGAGTTCATGCCGATGATGCAATGGTCGCCGATGATCGCCCCATTGATCACCGCCCCATGCCCGATGGTGCAATTCCTTCCTATGATGGTCGGGGCACCTGGACCGACGTGCAGCATGACGTGGTCTTGGACATTGGTGCCTTCCCCCACTTGGATGCGTTCCTCGTCCCCTCGCAGCACGGCGTAGGGCCAGATGCTCACTCCGTCCGCAAGCTGCACTTCCCCTATGATGATGGCCGTGGGGTCGACGTAGATAGACATAATGAAAGGCGTTTTGCCCGCACGCTCTACTTTTTGGACGCCGCCGGGGCCGCGCCCTTGCGCGTGGTGACCCGCTTCGGGAAGTATTTCAGAAGGACTATGTCGCCCACCGCCTGGATCCAGCGGAAGGGCACATTGACGGCCTTGGAGTCCTCCACCAGCAGCGGGTTGGTCTCGCTGACGAACAGTCCATCGACCTTCTTGTTCTCCAGGTCGATCACGAGGTTGTTCACGTTTCCCAAGAAGACGCCGTTCGGCGTGTACACCTGCAATCCTATGAGTTCAGAGGCTTCCTCCATCATAAGGCCATCACCGATGTCGGAGATGGAGATGTTTTCTTTTAAAGCCTTCGGGAAGCCACATCCTCCTTCCATTCGTCGGTCATTGTCCTCCGGTCAGGAAGTTCACCTCCCTTTCTCGGCCGGCGAGGGGGAAAAAAGAAAGGTATATATCGGTGGAGAGGAATCGGTTTTGCCTAATAGCAGCACAACCGAGAACGGTGAACTGATGGACGACGATCTGGAAGCGATAAGGAGGAAGAAGATGGAAGACCTCAAGAATGCTGGAACGACCAATTGGCCGTCCGAGCCAGTCAAGCTGAGCGATGCCGATTTCGATGCCTTCGTGGCCAAGTATCCGATAGTGGTGGTGGACTGCTGGGCGCCTTGGTGCGGTCCCTGTCGCATGGTCGCGCCGGTGGTCGACGCCCTGGCCAAGGAATGGACGGGCAAGGTGGTCTTCGGAAAGCTGAACACGGACGAGAACGCTGATATCCCGGGCAAGTACCGCATCTCTGCCATCCCGACGATCCTGGTCTTCAAGGGCGGGAAGTTGGCGGAAACGATCGTTGGGGCTTATCCCAAAGAGCCGCTGGCTGCTAGGATCAAGAAGCACATGTGAGAGCCGGCGCGTTCAGACCGCCTCTCGAAAACACTCTCCTGGCAATGCTTCCAGCCGCCAGAGCAAATGCCAAACGTGCAATGAGAACCGAGGATCGTGCAATCTCGGCGCTACGAGTGCACGATTGGCTCCTTTCAATTGTCCCAGGAATACAAATATTACCTCGATAGGCAGATTGCCTAACAGGTGGAACGATGGATTTCGAGGTCATGATCATCGGGTGCGGTCCGGCCGGTCTCCAGGCGGCGATACACGCGGCCAGGAAGAAGGTGAAGGTGGCGGTGGTAGGTCATCCGAACAAGAGCGGTCTGAACAAGGGGCACATCGAAAACTATTTCGGCGTGCAGAAGACCGATGGCGCTCAGCTCCTGGCCACGGGCGTAGAGCAGGCCAAGCGCTTCGGGGCGCAGTTGTTCGAGCAAGATGTGCTCAAAGCCGAGAAAGCAGAGGATTGGTTCGTCACTTCCACTGACCACGATCTGGAGCTGAAGGCTAAGGCGCTCATACTCGCTCCCGGCATCTCGCGCATCAAGTTGAACGTGGAAGGGGAGAAGGAGTTCTTGGGAAAGGGGGTGAGCTACTGCGCCGCCTGCGACGCCGGCTTCTTCCGTGGAAAGAAGGTAGCGGTGATAGGGGATGAGAGTACGGCCGCTGCCTCCGCCATCCTGCTCACGGAATATGCGTCCCAGGTGCACTGGATATTCAAGGAGGTGAACGTGGCGGAGCAGCTGCTAGAGAAGGTCCGCCGAACCAAAGTGCAGTTGCTCGCTCCCTCATGGCCCTCCAAGATCATGGGTGATGAGGTGGTCAAGGGCCTAGAGCTCAAGGACGGTCGGAAGCTGGAGGTGGATGGTGTGTTCATTGAGCTGGGGGCCAAGGGCGCAGCAGACCTGGCGTTGGAGCTGGGCATCATTCCAGACCCGTCGGGCACGATCAAGGTCAACGAGAACATGGAAACGGAGGTCCAGGGGCTATTCGCCTGCGGGGACGTCACCGGGCAACCATGGCAGCTGGCCAGGGCGGTGGGGCAGGGTTGCATCGCCGGCACCAACGCCGCCAAGCTGGTGCGAAAGGAGGTGGAGTAGGATGTCGCTGGTGGACGAACTGATCGCCGGCATCATGCGCGGGCCGGACGGGTTCGGGGATGCGTTGCGGAAAGTGCTCAGCCAGGATCTGGAGATGAGCGTGAACGGGTTCTGTTCCAAGACAGGCATCTCGCCAAGCACCATATACAAGATCCTGCAGGAGCGGAGAGAGCCCAATCTGCGCACGGTGAGGAGCGTCATGCGCGCGGTGCGCCAGATAGAGAAGACCCCCCAAGGACCGTTCGTGGCCATCATCGCCGCCCGGGGCGTGCTCAACCGCATCGAGGAACGCATCGTGCAAGTGGGTGACAAGACCCTGCGCGTCAAGGAGTACCCGGCGCAGACCATGGAGGAAGCGATAATCGCCGCAGTGCTGGCGGAGCGCGATGGAGCGTTGGCGGTGGTGTGCGCGCCAATCATCGCTCCGACGATTGAGAAGATACTGACCATACCGGTATCGGTGGTCATCCCTCGAGACTCGGTGCTCAGGGCGATCGAAATCGCGGCGAAGAAGGCGCTCTAGGTCTTCTGCGGATTGGAAACGACCTCGCTTTCCAGCTCAGCTAGTATTCTCTTTCGCAGCGCCGCGAATTCGACTGAGGCCCGATCCCGCGGCCGTTCCCAGGTGATGGGGAATACTTCTTTGATCGTTCCAGGTCGCGCGGTCATGATGACGAGGCGGTCCGCCAAGAAGCAGGCCTCATCTACGGAATGGGTGATGAAGATCACGGTCTTCTTCGTTTCCTTCCAGATACGCAGCAATTCCTTCTGCATCAGATTGCGTGTCTGGGCGTCCAGGGCTCCGAACGGTTCATCCATAAGCAGGACCTTGGGGTCATTGGCCAGAGCGCGTGCGATTCCGACTCTTTGCTTCATGCCGCCAGATAATTCGTGTGGATGAGAGTCTTCAAATCCTTTCAATCCAACCAACGTAATATATTCGTCCGAGATGCGCTTCTTTTCCGCGTTCGGCATCTTCCTGATCTCCAGCCCGAACTCGATATTGTGACGCACCGTTCTCCAGGGAAAGAGAGCAAATTCCTGGAAGACCACGCCTCTTTCCGATCCAGGTCCCATGATCTCCCTGCCATCGAGCTGCAAGGACCCCGATGTCTTCGTTTCAAGACCCGCAACAATTCGAAGCAAGGTGGTCTTGCCGCAGCCTGACGGCCCCAACACGCAGACGAATTCCCTATCCTTGATCTCCAGGTTGAAATCCTCTATCGCCACTAATTCTCCTTCTTCTTTGGGGAATTTCTTGACCAGATTGGTGATCTTGAGCGTCACTTCACACCCATCCTGCGGTTGAG
It contains:
- a CDS encoding cupin domain-containing protein; the protein is MPVTKKEKGDIVGKQLTMRDLLAYQEGAIVSRTLIDKKAGTVTLFAFDEGEGLSEHAAPFDAMVHVLDGEVEIRIDGSPFILKEGEMIIMPANHPHALRALSQFKMLLTMVRSEDRPISVQQ
- a CDS encoding redoxin domain-containing protein → MRPLDVFEAPKIESDTWFNSKPIKPEELKGKVCLVYFFSIGEPSALTEVPHLRYLHRKLQGKLQIIGVHMPKYERDEEKEFVQRALKGLEIEFPVALDNEMKIWNGFRNQFWGQMHFVDGEGKVRSTHAGDKAAEEIEKDILFLLGQADIEADLRPGLGEMALEGDWYVGEDSAEHTSEEEDAISLRYEGRSLAIGIIAEKPVQVRVLLDGKPVPRSSAGDDLSYKGKQSVLEVVGERHLHVVKEDMERMREATFLVRAKGVKVTGFFA
- a CDS encoding ABC transporter ATP-binding protein; the protein is MTLKITNLVKKFPKEEGELVAIEDFNLEIKDREFVCVLGPSGCGKTTLLRIVAGLETKTSGSLQLDGREIMGPGSERGVVFQEFALFPWRTVRHNIEFGLEIRKMPNAEKKRISDEYITLVGLKGFEDSHPHELSGGMKQRVGIARALANDPKVLLMDEPFGALDAQTRNLMQKELLRIWKETKKTVIFITHSVDEACFLADRLVIMTARPGTIKEVFPITWERPRDRASVEFAALRKRILAELESEVVSNPQKT
- a CDS encoding tRNA (cytidine(56)-2'-O)-methyltransferase, with protein sequence MQEVYVLRLGHRPARDKRISTHVALTARALGVKGIYVSTKDMELEKSVRDVASRFGGEFEITTGVKWRTLLHEFQGTKVHLTMYGVHLDDALPRIKLRSAEKMLIVVGAEKVPPEVYQEADFNVAVGNQPHSEVAALAIFLDRLCEGEGLHQDFKGKLTVLPCERGKRVVERDA
- the trxA gene encoding thioredoxin — encoded protein: MDDDLEAIRRKKMEDLKNAGTTNWPSEPVKLSDADFDAFVAKYPIVVVDCWAPWCGPCRMVAPVVDALAKEWTGKVVFGKLNTDENADIPGKYRISAIPTILVFKGGKLAETIVGAYPKEPLAARIKKHM
- a CDS encoding HDIG domain-containing protein → MPDEKECVRILQEEGCRPNIIQHVCTVRLIAVELARRSGADLALVKAGALLHDIGRGKTQGIFHVVEGVRIARQHELPERLIKVIQRHIAAGFTREEAKALGLPDGDYMPETLEEKIICHADNLVKGPSGMLTLAEAEEEMLRRGHDATAKRMKTMHSELSKACGVDVDEVVKHLRKRPEITGPCAAYAGQPGTRP
- a CDS encoding FAD-dependent oxidoreductase; translation: MDFEVMIIGCGPAGLQAAIHAARKKVKVAVVGHPNKSGLNKGHIENYFGVQKTDGAQLLATGVEQAKRFGAQLFEQDVLKAEKAEDWFVTSTDHDLELKAKALILAPGISRIKLNVEGEKEFLGKGVSYCAACDAGFFRGKKVAVIGDESTAAASAILLTEYASQVHWIFKEVNVAEQLLEKVRRTKVQLLAPSWPSKIMGDEVVKGLELKDGRKLEVDGVFIELGAKGAADLALELGIIPDPSGTIKVNENMETEVQGLFACGDVTGQPWQLARAVGQGCIAGTNAAKLVRKEVE
- a CDS encoding gamma carbonic anhydrase family protein, whose product is MSIYVDPTAIIIGEVQLADGVSIWPYAVLRGDEERIQVGEGTNVQDHVMLHVGPGAPTIIGRNCTIGHGAVINGAIIGDHCIIGMNSSILDGAKVGEECIIGANAVITNKMDIPPRSVVVGVPGKVIRSDDKSILARAVESARNYQKLRDEYLAGRHRRRTDL
- a CDS encoding ArsR family transcriptional regulator, which encodes MNRIKVINEPSELVPMLRAVDTRVKREVLKEVTLEWRTAKELEDKYGDEGKDAILFFEKMKLVEAKWQSTGGNYPEKAYHTYYNSFHINASWPVYEISDVLSVAMMPDKEFNAMEKKIIQFVGTEGKFSGDVAEKLGITSTMLRSLAKRSIKLDFRGHRIERLKD
- a CDS encoding PRC-barrel domain-containing protein, translating into MMEEASELIGLQVYTPNGVFLGNVNNLVIDLENKKVDGLFVSETNPLLVEDSKAVNVPFRWIQAVGDIVLLKYFPKRVTTRKGAAPAASKK
- a CDS encoding redoxin domain-containing protein; this translates as MSPLLSKVRAPELRATRWFNSPPLSWKGLRGKVVMIDFLTYSCVNCVRTFPHMRYLWSQLKDKGFVLIGVQTPEFVFEKEAKNIEDAIKRHGLEYPIAVDNDYEIWNAFGNRYWPAQFFIDKDGYIRHFRAGEGGEQEIEEWIALLLRQAGHPIELDAGPHEEEVRLLDPVTSETYSGFLRNTGMGNPADCDANGRCAYHDQDKTHQLGVIYLDGQWKQAEEYLEHEGEQKGHILLKYQAREVNLVMTAENKGEVEIMLDDKPLPRSLAGPDVKFDGERPLLIIDRQDMFRIVMGKEVEMHELRLVTSSAGLKCYAYTFG
- a CDS encoding transcriptional regulator yields the protein MSLVDELIAGIMRGPDGFGDALRKVLSQDLEMSVNGFCSKTGISPSTIYKILQERREPNLRTVRSVMRAVRQIEKTPQGPFVAIIAARGVLNRIEERIVQVGDKTLRVKEYPAQTMEEAIIAAVLAERDGALAVVCAPIIAPTIEKILTIPVSVVIPRDSVLRAIEIAAKKAL
- a CDS encoding ABC transporter ATP-binding protein, whose product is MDVIAVEMLTKDYGSKRALAGVSFQVREGSFFGCFGPNGAGKSTLLRILTGQIRPTSGRAIVLGLDCATQGIEIKRNVGIVPEVESPPSYLTASEFLWFAGKVRELDNLDKKVERWLDFFELQEARGTLCRDLSKGMRQKVMLASAFIHEPKLLFLDEPFINLDPIYQRKLREYLQGLREEGRTIFLNSHILEIAQRLCQDVIILHRGRLVAKEDMGSMRARGEDLEALFMRLVGGEDARPA